In the genome of Hippoglossus hippoglossus isolate fHipHip1 chromosome 12, fHipHip1.pri, whole genome shotgun sequence, one region contains:
- the LOC117771252 gene encoding tenascin-like isoform X7, which yields MGRRSILGCFLLTVLLSLSTAGLVKKIIRHRRQTLLAPKEHNVTLPSADHPVVFNHVYNINVPASSLCSVDLDAPESTQLLPKDLPASSGHHITEHTVDGENQIVFTHRINIPRKACGCADDLPGLKELMSRLEMLEGEVSVLRDQCNSDRPCCSAQVAGEVGTKPYCNGHGNYSADTCGCVCEHGWKGPNCTEAECPGNCQDRGRCVDGKCECFKGFSGEDCTLELCPVDCGAYGLCVEGICVCSDGFFGDDCSQTKCLNNCRGRGRCDKGDCMCDEPWTGLDCSELMCPKDCYDHGRCVNGTCYCDEGYTGEDCGERNCPNNCQGNGFCVDGRCVCTAGYSGEDCSKLTCLNDCNDRGTCFNGMCICDVGYQGEDCSQLACLNNCNNRGQCINGQCSCDVGFQGDDCSELSCPRDCLHRGRCVNGQCVCEEGFAGEDCSIMTCPSNCYGRGECIEGRCACHAGFTGEDCGALSCPNNCQNRGRCIDGQCVCDEGFTGEDCSQKACPNDCLARGYCVDGKCTCQEGYSGNDCSVLACPDNCNNRGRCINGKCTCEGGYEGESCTELSCLNNCQDKGRCVNGQCVCDEGFIGEDCFEVSPPKDLIVGKVTANTVDLTWTNDMLVTEYLVTYVPTSPGGLLQENKVSGDKTSSTVKELEPGIEYLISVYAVLSNKRSVPVSARVATALPQPEGLKFKSVRETSVEVMWDQLDIPFDGWEIYFRNTKEENGKVVSTLPSSQNQFLQSGLGPGQEYEVSITIIKNNTKGPQTSKTVTTKIDGPRQVEVKDVTDSSALVSWSQPVVPMDRVTMFYRPTSDPLDESSAEIFPPDKQYSIDGLRPDTEYTVMLSSRSGNISSDPVTTNFTTALDAPRNLRAVSQTNSSITLEWTNSRADVGSYRVKYTPISGATHGEDVFLRGPGDTTKATITGLNPGAEYGIGVTAMKIERESLPATTNAETDIDPPGDFEEVESTETSLTLRWEKPRAKFGRYRLVYVSRDGQVEEVEIPATATSHVVTSLTPGMGYTLTLTAERGHKRSTPVILSTSTASFTFYLADSDDAELTTPTGSEDNVISFVNLEPSESQFSGMEPEDELGTLTVSGITSDGFDLSWRLKAHSLYDSFAVEYKDPQRLWDVKEVHLPGNATGSKFEGLAASTEYQIKLYGITSSQRSALLEAVAVTAPEPTSPDVLMLSIKDATTTSQSSLDNDTIQTPDPLQPVNTEAPSTSDTVVRSSGAESSNLDVLGDLKITNVTSTSVSLAGSAPDEAFDSFMVELSSPSGVTQAHVTTLPGNVRKAEIEGLTPSTHYDVTLQGLVDGDQSLPLKVVATTEELKPMVLNLTISDITWDSFTASWSPTVGDFDSFVIEVTNLGNFAESQNLSLSGDAFSLGISGLNPNTSYMVGLYGMYQGSFLEPVYSEATTGGK from the exons ATGGGTAGAAGAAGCATCCTGGGCTGCTTCCTCCTGACCGTTCTGCTCAGCTTATCAACCGCTGGGCTGGTTAAGAAAATCATACGTCATCGAAGACAGACTTTGCTAGCTCCTAAAGAACATAACGTCACCCTCCCCAGCGCAGACCATCCTGTGGTTTTCAACCATGTCTATAACATCAATGTTCCTGCCAGTTCTCTGTGCTCAGTGGACCTGGACGCCCCGGAGAGCACACAGCTTCTTCCCAAGGATTTGCCAGCTTCGTCAGGGCATCACATCACTGAGCACACCGTCGACGGGGAGAACCAGATCGTGTTCACCCACCGCATCAATATACCTCGGAAGGCCTGCGGCTGCGCTGACGACCTGCCCGGCCTGAAAGAGCTCATGAGCCGCCTGGAGATGCTTGAGGGAGAAGTTTCAGTTTTGAGGGATCAGTGCAACAGCGACAGGCCCTGCTGCAGTGCACAGGTCGCAG GTGAAGTAGGAACAAAACCTTACTGCAACGGCCATGGAAACTACAGCGCTGACACTTGTGGCTGTGTATGTGAGCATGGCTGGAAGGGACCCAACTGCACTGAGGCCGAGTGTCCCGGTAACTGCCAGGACCGGGGCCGCTGCGTGGACGGAAAGTGTGAGTGCTTCAAGGGCTTCTCTGGAGAGGACTGCACGCTCGAACTCTGCCCTGTGGACTGTGGAGCTTATGGCCTGTGTGTGGAAGGCATTTGCGTTTGCTCAGATGGTTTCTTCGGTGACGACTGCTCTCAGACCAAGTGCCTCAACAACTGCAGAGGCCGCGGCCGCTGTGATAAGGGAGACTGCATGTGTGACGAACCTTGGACTGGCCTTGACTGCTCTGAGCTCATGTGTCCCAAAGACTGCTACGACCACGGGCGCTGTGTGAACGGTACCTGCTACTGTGATGAGGGCTACACCGGGGAGGACTGTGGAGAACGCAATTGTCCTAACAACTGCCAAGGTAACGGTTTCTGTGTTGATGGTCGATGTGTCTGCACTGCCGGCTACAGCGGAGAGGACTGCTCTAAACTCACCTGCCTCAACGACTGTAACGACAGAGGGACGTGCTTCAACGGGATGTGTATCTGCGACGTAGGCTACCAAGGAGAAGACTGCAGCCAGTTAGCATGTCTGAACAACTGTAACAACAGAGGCCAGTGCATAAATGGACAGTGTTCATGCGATGTTGGTTTCCAGGGAGATGATTGCTCTGAGCTCTCCTGTCCCAGAGACTGCCTGCACAGAGGGCGCTGCGTTAACGGCCAGTGTGTGTGCGAAGAAGGCTTCGCCGGCGAGGACTGCAGCATCATGACCTGCCCCTCAAACTGCTACGGCCGCGGCGAGTGCATCGAAGGCCGCTGCGCCTGTCATGCAGGCTTCACCGGCGAGGACTGCGGTGCACTGAGCTGCCCTAACAACTGCCAGAACCGTGGCCGCTGCATCGATGGGCAGTGCGTTTGTGACGAAGGCTTCACTGGAGAAGACTGCAGTCAGAAAGCTTGTCCCAACGACTGCCTGGCCAGAGGATACTGCGTCGACGGCAAGTGCACGTGTCAGGAGGGGTACTCTGGAAATGACTGCTCTGTGCTCGCCTGTCCAGATAACTGCAACAACAGAGGGCGCTGCATCAACGGGAAGTGCACTTGTGAGGGTGGATATGAAGGAGAGAGCTGTACAGAGCTCAGCTGCCTCAACAACTGCCAGGACAAAGGCCGCTGTGTGAACGGTCAGTGCGTCTGTGATGAGGGATTCATCGGAGAGGACTGCTTTGAAG TGTCTCCTCCAAAGGACCTTATTGTCGGCAAGGTCACCGCTAACACAGTggacctgacctggaccaatGACATGTTGGTGACAGAATACCTTGTGACGTATGTACCCACCAGTCCCGGGGGTCTTCTCCAGGAGAACAAAGTGTCTGGGGACAAAACTTCCTCCACTGTCAAAGAGCTTGAACCTGGCATTGAGTATCTGATCAGTGTCTATGCTGTCCTGAGCAACAAGAGGAGTGTCCCTGTCAGCGCCAGGGTGGCCACAG CTCTCCCACAGCCAGAGGGTTTAAAATTCAAATCAGTGAGAGAGACCTCAGTAGAAGTAATGTGGGACCAGCTGGACATCCCCTTTGATGGCTGGGAGATCTATTTCCGCAACACG aaagaagaaaatggaaaagtggTGAGCACCCTTCCATCCTCTCAAAACCAGTTTCTCCAGTCAGGCTTGGGACCAGGACAAGAGTATGAAgtctccatcaccatcatcaagAATAACACGAAAGGACCCCAAACATCCAAAACAGTCACTACCA AGATTGACGGCCCTCggcaggtggaggtgaaggatgTCACGGACTCCTCGGCACTGGTGAGCTGGTCTCAGCCAGTTGTTCCTATGGACAGAGTCACCATGTTTTACAGGCCCACCTCCGACCCCTTAGACGAAAGCAGTGCAGAGATTTTCCCCCCAGACAAGCAATACAGCATCGATGGTCTGAGACCAGACACTGAGTACACAGTGATGCTCTCCTCCAGGAGTGGAAACATCAGCAGTGACCCTGTCACCACCAATTTCACTACAG CCCTGGATGCCCCAAGGAACCTGCGGGCCGTGTCTCAGACGAACAGCAGCATCACTCTGGAGTGGACTAACAGTCGGGCTGATGTCGGCAGCTATAGGGTGAAGTACACCCCGATCTCTGGAGCAACTCACGGTGAGGACGTGTTCCTGCGAGGACCAGGAGACACCACAAAAGCTACAATCACTG GGCTGAATCCAGGGGCGGAGTATGGAATCGGTGTTACTGCCAtgaagatagagagagagagcctccCGGCCACTACAAATGCAGAAACTG ACATCGATCCTCCAGGAGATTTTGAAGAAGTTGAGTCCACAGAGACCTCCCTCACTTTGAGGTGGGAGAAACCTAGAGCCAAGTTCGGTCGCTACAGGCTGGTATACGTCTCCAGAGATGGCCaggtcgaggaggtggagatcCCGGCCACTGCAACGAGCCATGTTGTGACCAGCCTGACTCCTGGAATGGGCTATACTCTCACGTTGACTGCAGAGAGGGGACACAAGAGAAGCACGCCTGTCATCCTGTCTACATCCACAG cctctttcacattttatttagcCGACTCAGACGACGCTGAGCTAACAACTCCTACAGGCTCAGAGGACAATGTGATTAGCTTTGTGAATTTAGAGCCCTCTGAGTCCCAGTTCTCTGGGATGGAGCCTGAGGATGAGCTCGGAACGCTGACTGTTTCAGGCATCACGTCTGATGGATTTGACCTCTCATGGAGACTAAAGGCTCACAGCCTTTATGATAGCTTTGCAGTAGAATATAAAGACCCTCAGCGATTATGGGATGTGAAAGAGGTCCATCTTCCTGGAAATGCCACTGGCTCTAAATTTGAAGGCCTGGCGGCATCGACAGAGTATCAGATAAAACTTTATGGAATAACCAGTAGCCAGAGATCTGCGCTACTTGAAGCTGTTGCAGTCACAG CACCCGAGCCTACCTCCCCAGATGTACTTATGCTGAGTATTAAAGATGCCACAACAACCTCACAGTCTTCTCTGGATAATGACACAATTCAAACCCCAGATCCCCTCCAACCCGTAAACACTGAGGCTCCTTCCACCTCTGATACTGTTGTGAGGAGCTCAGGGGCTGAAAGCTCAAACCTGGATGTACTTGGGGACCTCAAAATCACAAATGTTACCTCCACTAGTGTAAGCTTGGCTGGGTCGGCGCCCGACGAGGCGTTCGACAGCTTTATGGTGGAGCTCAGTTCTCCATCAGGGGTGACACAAGCTCATGTGACCACATTACCGGGAAATGTGAGGAAGGCTGAAATAGAGGGTTTGACCCCCTCGACACATTATGATGTTACATTACAAGGGCTGGTGGATGGGGATCAATCTTTGCCTCTCAAAGTTGTCGCTACTACAG AGGAGCTGAAGCCCATGGTGTTGAACCTCACCATCTCTGACATTACATGGGACAGCTTCACTGCGTCCTGGAGCCCCACAGTTGGGGACTTTGACAGCTTTGTCATTGAGGTAACAAACTTGGGGAATTTCGCAGAGAGCCAGAACCTCTCACTGTCTGGAGACGCTTTCAGCCTGGGCATCTCCGGGCTGAATCCCAACACCAGCTACATGGTTGGCCTGTACGGGATGTATCAGGGCTCCTTCCTTGAGCCTGTGTACAGTGAAGCCACTACAG GTGGCAAATGA